From one Kwoniella shandongensis chromosome 4, complete sequence genomic stretch:
- a CDS encoding CTP synthase yields the protein MVKYILVCGGVISGIGKGVIASSTGLMLKAAGLKVTAIKIDPYMNIDAGTMAPTEHGEVYVLNDGGETDLDLGNYERYLDISLNRDNNVTTGKVYQHVIDRERRGDYLGKTVQIIPHLTNAIQDWIERVSKIPVDETGEEPDVCIVELGGTVGDIESMPFVEAMRQFQFRVGHENFALIYVSLIPVVGGEQKTKPTQAGVRDLRGLGLLPDLIACRCTDTLLTATMEKVSMFCHVSPQQVLGVHNVSSTYHVPLLLQGQGMLEYLQKRLNLGEITIKPEFKKKGENFMGRWKALTVGQERLFDTVSIVLVGKYTSLQDSYMSVVKALEHASMRCGRKLELQWVDSSDLEPHAQTSNPVKYHDAWSAVCSAKGIIVPGGFGHRGTEGMISAVKWAREQKIPFLGICLGFQVAVIEWARSVCGLEEANSAELLPETPHPVICFMPEISKTHMGGTMRLGLRPTVFEPNTENSKLRRLYGSKDVAWERHRHRYEVEPKYVDELESKGGMRFVGKDERGERMQMLELDDHPYFVALQAHPEFCSRPLNPSPPFLGLVAAACGDSTLLEQIENNEKTYVAPHPESAKVVPASVGVTEQGKGRKQAVDGIRVRGDVNGDLEETEERLAKVTVNGENGDC from the exons ATGGTCAAATACATTCTCGTCTGTGGAGGTGTCATCTC CGGTATCGGAAAAGGAGTGATTG CCTCGTCAACTGGATTGATGCTCAAGGCCGCGGGGCTGAAAGTGACGGCTATCAAGATTGATCCTTATATGAACATCGATGCGGGAACTATGGCACCTACTGAGCACG GCGAGGTGTACGTCCTCAACGATGGTGGAGAGACAGATCTCGATTTGGGAAACTATGAGCGATACCTCGATATTTCGCTCAACAGGGATAACAACGTTACTACCGGAAAGGTCTACCAGCATGTCATCGACagggag cgaagaggagattaCCTCGGGAAGACCGTCCAGATCATCCCTCACTTGACCAACGCTATCCAAGATTGGATTGAGCGAGTCTCCAAAATCCCTGTCGACGAGACTGGAGAGGAGCCTGACGTCTGTAttgttgag CTCGGTGGTACTGTCGGTGACATCGAATCTATGCCTTTCGTCGAAGCTATGCGACAATTCCAGTTCCGAGTCGGCCACGAGAACTTTGCCCTCATCTACGTTTCCCTCATCCCTGTCGTCGGAGGTGAACAGAAGACTAAGCCTACCCAAGCTGGTGTTAGAGATCTTCGAGGATTGGGTCTTTTGCCCGATTTG ATCGCTTGTCGATGTACCGATACTCTCCTCACCGCTACCATGGAGAAAGTCTCCATGTTCTGTCACGTCTCTCCTCAACAAGTCCTCGGCGTTCACAACGTCTCCTCCACATACCACGTCCCATTGCTGTTGCAAGGTCAAGGGATGTTGGAGTACTTGCAGAAGAGATTGAACTTGGGAGAGATCACCATCAAGCCagagttcaagaagaagggagagaactTTATGGGTAGATGGAAGGCTTTGACtgttgg CCAAGAACGTCTTTTCGACACTGTTTCGATCGTTCTCGTCGGCAAGTACACCTCGTTGCAAGATTCGTACATGAGTGTGGTGAAGGCTTTGGAGCATGCCTCCATGCGATGTGGCCGAAAGCTTGAACTTCAG TGGGTCGACTCATCAGACCTTGAGCCTCACGCTCAAACCAGCAACCCTGTGAAGTATCACGATGCATGGTCAGCAGTCTGCTCCGCCAA GGGTATCATCGTCCCTGGTGGTTTCGGTCACCGAGGTACAGAGGGTATGATCTCTGCTGTCAAGTGGGCTCGAGAGCAGAAGATCCCTTTCTTGGGTATCTGTCTCGGTTTCCAGGTTGCCGTCATCGAGTGGGCCAGGAGTGTATGTGGTctcgagg AGGCCAACTCTGCCGAACTCCTTCCTGAGACTCCCCACCCTGTTATCTGCTTCATGCCCGAAATTTCCAAAACCCACATGGGTGGTACTATGCGACTCGGTCTCCGACCTACCGTCTTCGAGCCCAACACAGAAAACTCCAAGCTCAGACGATTATACGGCAGCAAGGATGTTGCTTGGGAGAGACACAGGCACAGGTACGAGGTTGAGCCGAAGTACGTGGACGAGTTGGAGTCGAAGGGTGGTATGAGATTTGTCGGAAAGGACGAGCGGGGAGAGAGAATGCAGATGCTCGagttggatg ACCACCCATACTTTGTTgctcttcaagctcaccCCGAATTCTGTTCTCGACCTCTCAACCCctcacctcctttcctcgGTCTCGTCGCAGCAGCATGTGGTGACTCTACCCTTCTCGAGCAGATCGAGAACAACGAAAAGACCTATGTCGCTCCTCATCCCGAGAGCGCAAAGGTCGTACCTGCCAGCGTGGGTGTGACGGAGCAGGGTAAAGGACGGAAGCAGGCCGTTGACGGCATCAGAGTTAGGGGTGACGTTAATGGGGATCTGGAAGAGACAGAGGAGAGGTTGGCAAAGGTTACTGTCAACGGTGAGAACGGAGATTGTTAG